The following nucleotide sequence is from Mesorhizobium sp. J8.
TTCGCGCGGGTGGACATCCCGGCCAAGGTCACCGGCGGCAATGCCTATGTGCAGGACATGCGGCCGCCGGGCATGGTGCATGCCCGCGTCGTGCGTCCGCCGAGCTACGGCGCCAAGCTCACCGACTTCGCCGATGCAGCCGTCAAGGCGATGCCTGGCGTCATCGCGGTGGTGCGCGACGGCGATTTCCTCGCCGTGGTCGCCGAGCAGGAATTCCAAGCGGTGAAGGCCATGCGCGCCATGGCCAGCGTCGCCAAATGGCAGGAGCAGCCGGCGCTTCCCGACCAACATGACCTGCCGGCCTTTCTCGAAAAATCCGTATCGGAGGTCGGCACGGTGACCTCGGTCGGCGCCGACGACGCGCCGGGCGCCAGGACGCTCAACGCGCAATTCACCCGCGCCTACCAGATGCATGGCTCGATTGGCCCGTCGAGCGCGGTGGCCATGCTCGACAATGGCCTGACGACGGTGTGGACGCACACGCAAGGCGTCTATCCCGACCGCAAGGCGATCGCCCAGATGCTCGGCGTGCCGGAAGAAAAGGTGCGCTGCATCCACACGGAAGGCTCGGGCTGCTATGGCCATAACGGCGCCGACGACGCGGCGGCCGACGCTGCGCTGATCGCGCAGAAAGTGCCGGGCAAGCCGGTGCGCGTGCAGTGGATGCGCGACCAGGAGCATCTGTGGGAACCCTACGGACCCGCCATGCTGACCAGGGCGGAGGCGACGCTCGACCAGAACGGCAACATCGTGAACTGGCACTACGATCTGTGGAGCAACAGCCACGGTACGCGGCCGGGCTCCGCCGGGTCGCTGATAGCCGGCCGGCTGATGGCGCGGCATTTCGCGCCGGATCCCGCCAAGATGGAGATCACTCCCCTTGGCAATGGCGACCGAAACGCTATCCCGCTTTACGACGTGCCCAACCAGCGCGTGAACTGGCATTTCGTCGCCGACATGCCGGTGCGCGTTTCCGCGCTTCGTAGCCTCGGCGCCTATTGCAACGTCTTCTCCATCGAAAGCTTCATGGACGAACTGGCGCTGGCGGCGAACGCCGATTCGGTCGAATACCGACTGCGCCACCTGAAAGACCCGCGCGCCAGAAAGGTGATCGAGGTCGCGGCGCAAAAATTCGGCTGGTCGAAGGATCCCTTGCCGGCGGGCCGGGGCAGTGGCTTCGCCTTCGCCAAATACAAGAACCACGCCGCTTATCTGGCCATCGCGCTGGAGGCCGACGTCGACAGCGACAGCGGCGCGATCAAGGTGTCGCGCGTCGTCGCGGCGGTCGATTGCGGCGAGGCCGTCGCCCCGGATTCGATCGTCAACCAGACCGAAGGCGGCATATTGCAGTCGTTGAGCTGGACGCTTTACGAGGCCGTGCATTTCGATCGGACGCGCATCTTGAGTCCGGACTGGTCGACCTATCCGATTCTGCGTTTCAGCGCGGTGCCCGACAGCGTCGAGGTGCAGGTCATCGACGATCCGGGCGCGCCCTATCTCGGCGTCGCCGAAGCGGCCCAAGGCCCAACCGCCGGCGCCATCGCCAACGCGTTCCGGAACGCCACGGGGAAGCGGATTTACGATCTGCCTTATACTCGGGAGAGGGTGAAGGGCGTGCTGGGAGTTTAGGGGCGCGGCGATTGGCGAAGCGGCTGCGCCATCCGATCTCCCCTTGCGCGGGAGATGCCCGGCAAGGCAGATGGGTGTGACGGAACGTAGTCGTCGCAAAGGAATTCGCCCGCCATCATGCCCAGCCTCGATATCGTCGAAGCCTCGATCGCCGACCTGCGCCGCGCGCTGGAGGACGGCACCGTCACCAGCGTCGAGCTGGTCGCCGCCTATCTCAGGCGCATCGCCCGTTACGACCGTCATGGCATCGCGCTCAACGCAGTCCCCATCCTCAACCCGGACATGTTCGAGGACGCGGAAGCGTCCGATCAGCGTCGCCGCGAGGGCAGGACGCTCGGGCCGCTCGACGGCATCCCCTACACCGCCAAGGACAGCTACAAGGCCAAGGGACTGACGGTTGCCGCCGGCTCGCCGGCCTTCGAGCATCTCACGGCAAACGAGGATGCTTTCACCATTGCCAGGCTGCGCGCCGCGGGCGCGGTGCTGATCGGCCTCACCAATATGCCGCCGATGGCCAATGGCGGCATGCAGCGCGGCGTCTATGGCCGCGCCGAAAGCCCATACAACAAGGATTTCCTCACCGCCGCCTTCGCTTCCGGTTCGTCCAATGGCTCGGGCACCGCGACCGCTGCATCCTTCGCCGCCTTCGGGCTCGGGGAGGAAACCTGGTCGTCCGGGCGCGCGCCAGCCTCCAACAACGCGCTCGTCGCCTACACGCCCTCGCGCGGCGTCATTTCGGTGCGCGGCAACTGGCCCCTGGTGCCGACCATGGATGTGGTGGTGCCGCATACCCGAAGCGTCCCCGACATGCTGGAACTGCTCGATGTGATCGTCGCCGACGATAATGAGACGCGCGGCGATTTCTGGCGCATGCAGCCCTGGGTGGATATCCCGAAAGCCTCGGCGCTCAGGCCGGCGAGATACACCGCGCTTCCTCTGCAAGGCGCGCTCAAGGGCAAGCGGGTCGGCGTACCCAGAATGTATATCGGCAAGGATGAGGGCGCCGACAGGCCGATCGAAACGCGCGCTTCGGTACTGGAGCTCTGGCGGCAGGCGGCGGGCGACCTGGAAGCGCTCGGCGCGGAAGTGGTCGAGGTCGATTTCCCCGTCGTCTCCAATTACGAGCGCGATCGTCCGGGCGCGCGCTCAATGGTCGACCGTGGTCTCGTGCCGCCGGAATTCGCCGAGCGCGAGATCTGGGATCTGTCCGTCTGGTCGTGGGACGATTTCCTGCGCGCCAATGCCGATCCGGCCATCCTCGATCTTGCTTCGGTCAATGGCGCAAAGATCTTCCCCCAGCCGCCGGGCGCGCTGCGCGACCGTTACGGCGAAGCCGATTTCGATCTGGCGCACTATGTCGAGCGCGCGAAGCGGGGTGTGGCGCGATTGGAAGATATTCCAACCATCGAGGAAGGCCTGAAGGGCCTGGAGGCAACGCGCCGTGCCGACTTCGAGGACTGGCTCGATGCCAACAAGCTCGATGCCGTGGTGCTGCCGGCGGTCGCCGATGTCGGCCCGGCCGATGCCGACGTCAACGAGGCTTCCGCCCGGCTTGCCTGGCGTAACGGGACGTGGGTCGCCAACGGTAATCTCGTCTGGCGCCATCTCGGCATCCCGACCGTGACAGTGCCGATGGGCATCATGGCCGATATCGGCATGCCGGTTGGCCTCACCTTCGCCGGCAAGGCATATGACGACACAGCGTTGCTGAGGTTTGCCGGCGACTATGAGCGCGCCACCCAGCGCCGCACCGCCCCGCCGCGCACGCCGCCGCTGGCGGACGATGTGTTTGCGGCGGACAGCGGTGTGAGGAGTGGTGCCGGCGATGCGCCGCTCGCCCTGAAGCTGACTGCCGAAACGGTCCACGGCGGTGACATGGACGAGATCACGATCGCGCTGGAGATCGAGGCGGGCAGGGCGGAGCCGAACGCCGTGAAAATTCACGTCAACGGCGAGCCGGTGATCATGCAGGCCGGCGGTAAACGCTACACCGGTCGGATCGTGGTGCAGGCCGCGACCCATCAAGGCTTCCATAGCGTCTGGCGTGGATCCTACGGCTCGATCGTCACGGCCGTTGTGAGGTTGCCGGACGGGACAGTCGGCGGAGCCTATGTTGTGACGGGCGGAATCGGGTAGCACACAAGGGGAGAAGGAGAGGCGCTACTCCACCCAATCCACCATCAGCGCCGCCACCCCGAACACAGCGCCCGCCGCGCACACCGCGTTCCAGCCGCCCCAGGCCCAGGCGAGGCCGGCCAGCAGCGAGCCGATCGCGCCGCCGATGAAGAAAATGCCGACGAACAGTCCGTTGATGCGGCCCCGCGCCTTGGGCTGCAGGAGGTTGACCGCGCGGCGGCCCAGCGTCTGGTCGCCGGTGACGCCGATATCGAGCAGCACGGCGCTGACGCCGATGAGGATGAGCGGCAGCCACGCGCCGCCGGCCTTGGTCGCGCCGGCCCCAGCGCCGGCCCACGCGGCGAGGCCGAGCGCCGCGATCAGCACGAGATGGCACAGAATCGTGGCGGAGCGCGTAAAGCCCCGGTCGCCGGCGCGGCCGAAGATCGGCGTCACAGCGGCGCCCCCGGCGCCAACCAGCGCGAACAGGGCAATGCCCTTCTGGCCGAGATTGAAGGGTGGAGCGGAGAGGCGAAGCGCCACCGCCGTCCAGAACACGCTGAAAGCCGCCATCACCAGGCTGGCGGTAAAGGCGCGGCGGCGCAGCACTGGTTCTTCTCCCAGAAGTCCGATCAGCGAAGCGATGAGCCCCGCATAGCTCGCATGCGCCAGCGGCTTCCGCCTCGGCAGCGTCAAGCCGAGCAGGACGGCGAGCAGCGCCAGCGCCGCGGCGCTGATGCCGTAGAAGGCGCGCCAGCCGAAGGTGTCGGCGACCAGGCTGGCGATCGGGCGCGACAACAGGATGCCGATCATCAACCCGCTCATCACGTCGCCGATGACGCGCCCGTCCTGACCCGGAGGCGCCATCGAGGCCGCGACCGGCACCAGCACCTGGATGCAGGAACAGGCCGCGCCAAGCGCGAACAGCACGGCAAGCAGCGAGGCGGCCGACGGCGCGAATGAAGCGACCGCCGCCGAAAGCGCGGCCGCGCACAGCATGCGCAGGACCAGCACGCGATTCTCGATGAGATCGGACAACGGCACCAGGAAGAACAGCCCGGCGGCGTAACCCAACAGCGTGGCCATCGAGACCAGGCCGCTTTCCGACGCCGCGGCGCCGAGCGAGGGCCCGATCAGCCCGACCAGCGTCTGCGGCGCGAACAGATTGGTGACGATGATGCCGACCGAAGCGGCGAACAGCAGCGTCTGCGAGCGGGTGATGGTGCTGACGGCCTCGCTTGGCCGTTCCGCCAATGGCGCGTTGTGTGTGCCGTGCATCAACAAAGTCCTCGCTGTCTGCATATTTCGTGAGGACTTTATTCGGAACGATCATAATGCTACAATTGAAATGATCTGATAATGATTATGCGAGATGCGCATGAATATCCATGACCTTGAGGCCTTCGTCGCCGTCGTCGAAACCGGCTCGATCGTCGGCGCTTCGGCCAGGCTCAACCTGACCCAGCCCGGCGTGACGCGCCGGGTGCAGAATCTCGAGGAGCGGCTGGCGACGCCTTTGCTCGACCGCCAGTCGAAGCCGCTCAAGCCCACCGCCTCGGGCCGCGAGGCCTATGAGCATGGCCGCCGCGTGCTGCGCTCGCTGGAGGATCTGAAGGCGGGCGTCTCGCCGGCCGGCGAGGTGAGGGGCGAGTTCCGCCTCGGCATCATGCCTTATCTGTCGACCAGCGCGCTGTCCGAGCCGCTCGACAGTCTTCGCGCGGCCTTCCCGCAATTGACGCTGAAGATCACCTCCAGCCTGTCGCCGCGCCTGGTGGAGCAGGTGCTGCACAGCGAGATCGACGCCGTCGCCGTCTGTCTGGCCGAGGGCGTCGCGCCGCCGCCGGAACTCGTCGGCGACGATCTCGGCGTGCAGGCGGTGCTGCTGGTGGCTTCGCCAAGCCTCGGCGTGCCGAAGCCGGCCGAGCTCAACGATCTCGCGCGCTACCCCTGGGTGCTCAACGAAACCGGCTGCGGTTTCCGCGCGTTCATCCGCCACCGCTTCGAGGTGGCGCGGCTGCCTTTCCATGTCGGCGTCGAGGCGCAGGGCGCGGATCTCAGGATGTCGCTCGTGGCGCGGGGCCACGGCATCGGCGTCGTCACGCCCGGCGCATTGTCGGGCAGCCAATGGCGCGATGCTGTCGAGGTGGTCGACTGCCCCGGCTTCAAGCCGCAAGTCCGCTGCTGGTTGCTCCACCGCCCGCCGGCCGGCAGGCTGGCGCGACCGATCGCGGTCTTTCGCGATGCGCTGGCGGAGGCGCTGAAGGGCCCGATGCCGCTGGTGTCGTAAAAGCCAGGCGCCCCCATCTGGCTGCACCGTCCGTCGAGTTCGTTATCTCCGGTCTTGTGATCGGGGCAGGGAGGCGAGCCACGAATCCCAAAACTTCTGCTGCATGGAGACGAACACGGACACGTTAGTTGTAGTGATTTATAAATGCAATTGAAAATTGCATACTTGTTGGCGCAAGTTGCCGCCAGCTGGTTCCTGCCTCGTCCTTGACCCGCCCCCCACCCACGCTATCTTCGCGCCAATGCCAGACGCAGCCCCCTCCGCCGCCGCGCCGCTCATTGTCATCGACCTGCAGACAGGCATGTTCGATGGCCGTTTCGATCCGCCGATCCATGACGCCGACACCATCGCCGAGCGCGCCCGCAGGCTGATCGACTGGGCGCGTCGCTCCGGCCGCAAGGTGGCGTTTATCCGCCATGACGGGCCGGAAGGCGATCCGCTGGCGCCGGGCGCTTCCGGCTGGCCTGTATGGCCGCTGCTCGATCAAGCCGCCGACGAACCGACCTTCGGCAAGAGTGTTGGCAATGCCTTTTCCAACCCAGAACTCGCCGAATGGGTGGCGGGGCAGGGCGCGAAAGACGTCGTGCTCATCGGCGCCCAGACCGATTTCTGCGTCGCCGCCACCGTGAAGGGCGCTTTTGCCGAAGGGCTTGGCGTGACCGTGGTTTCCGACGCGCATTCGACGCTGGACAGCGACGAGGAAAAGGCGCCCGACATCATTGCCCGCCACAATGAGGCCTTCGAGGAGCAGGGGGTTCGGATGATGACGACGGCGGAGTTGACCGAAGGCTGAGCATGCCTTCTCCTTTCCCCTATCCGTCTCGGCGATGCGCGCCGGGCCATCTTCTCACCGGGGGAGGGAAGTACCCCGACTCAAGGAGCCCATCTTGCCAAGTCTTTCCCTGCCTGCCGAAGGAGGCTGCCGCTGCGGTCGCGTGCGCCTGAGGATCTCGGCAAGGCCGTTGCTCACCATGGCCTGCCACTGCACCGGTTGCCAGTCGATGTCGTCCAGCGCCTATTCGCTGAGCGCGGCGATCCCGTCGGAAGGTTTCGAGGTAACCAAGGGCGAGCCGGTGGTCGGCGGTCTGCACGGGCCGTCGAAACATTATTTCTGCGGCTACTGCATGACCTGGATGTTCACGCGGCCGGAAGGGATCGACTGGTTCGTCAACCTGCGCCCGACCATGCTCGACGAGCACGCCTGGTTCGCCCCCTTCATCGAGACCTGGACGGCCGAGAAACTGCCCTGGGCGGCGACATCGGCCGTGCACAGCTACGAAGCGCTGCCGTCCTTCGAGGAATACGAGCTGCTGGTCGCCGAATACGCCGGCACCCAAAGCTGATCGAAAACCCGACTGAGAAAAAAACGGCGACCCAGGGCAAGGTCGCCGTTGCCGTTTCCGTGCATGGTCGACGCGGCCGTTGGGGGCGCATTGTTGGGGATGTGCTTGGGCGTCCGCGTCGACCACGGCGGCCTCATACCGCAGGCTCCACCATGGCACATTTGCCGCCCGCTGAAACTTCCGCGAAAACGGTATATGGCGGCGGCAGCATTTGCCTTCCTGCACACGGAGGAGAAAGCAAGGGTGAAACAGTTTCTATCCCTTGCCGCATTGACCCCGTCCGCCCGAGCGGCGACGACTGACGCTTTCCTTTTCAAGGGATTGCATCGTGAACCAGACTCATTTTCTCAACGCCAAACTCGCCGACGGCACGGTCGCTGACCTCACCGTGGCCGACGGACGCTTCATTGCCATAGCGCCGGCAGCCAATACGGTCACGCCGCCGTCCGGCGCTATCGACCTCGCCGGCCAGCTCGTCCTGCCGGCTTTCGTCGAGGGCCACATCCATCTCGACACCTCCTTCTACGGCGATGTCTGGCGCCCGCACATTCCCTGCGCCAACGGCTTCGACGTGCGCGAGCGGGTTGCCTTCCAGATGCGCAACCTCGAGCAGGCGGCGCCCATGGCGGAGCGGGCGAGACACCAGCTCCAGCTCTGCGTCGGCAATGGCAGCCTCGTCATGCGCAGCCATGTCATGGTCGACGCCGCGGTCGGGCTGAAGCATGTGGAGACTATCCTCGCCGTGAGGGAGAAATACCGAGACCTGATCGACATCCAGCTCGTCGCTTTCCCGCAGAGCGGCATCCTGTCCTCGCCAGGCACCGCGGACCTGCTCGACGAGGCGCTCAAGCTCGGCTGCGACCTGATCGGGGGGCTCGACCCGGCAAGCTTCGACCGCGATGTGAAGGGCCATCTCGATGTGGTGTTCGGCCTTGCCGAAAAGCGCGGCGCCGGTATCGACATCCACCTGCATGACCGCGGCACGCTCGGACTGTTCGAGATCGAGGAGATCGCCGCCCGGACCACGGCATCGGGCATGCAGGGAAAGGTCGTCGTCAGCCACGCTTACGGGCTGGGCGACATTTCCGCCGAGGCGCTGGCCGGCGCGGCCGAGCGGATCGCCGCCGCCGGCGTCGCCATCATGACCAACGCGCCCGGCGATCATCCATTCCCGCCGGTGGCGGCGCTGCGCAGGGCGGGGGTCACCGTTTTTGCCGGCTCCGACAACATCCGCGATTCCTGGTGGCCCTATGGCGATGGCGACATGCTCAACCGCGCCAACATGATCGGCTACCGCTCGGGCTTCTACGAGGATTGGGAACTGGAAGCGGCCTATGACGTGGTCAGCCATGCCGGCGCCAGGGCGCTGGGGCTCGAAGGCTACGGCATCGCCGTCGGCGCCAAAGCGGATTTCGTCGCGCTGAAGGCCGAGCATGTGCCGGAAGCGGTGGTGGCGGTGCCGAAGGATCGCACGGTCTATCGCGCGGGCAGGGAAGTGGCGCGGGGCGGGAAGGTGTTGGCGGCCGGCCGTCGCTGACAGTCATGTCCGATGCCGCAGGTTTCCGCGCGGCTGGGGACATTGCCATGAAGAAAGAATACGCAAAGCCGACGCTCGTCCGCAAAGGCCGGCTTTCGGCGCAGACCGCCGCGAGGGGTCATTTCCGGGGATTCGCAGGCCCCGGAGTAGAGCGCGCCGCCCTCTCGGCGGGACATCAATCGGCACATCGGGCAATAAGCCCAAGCGTCTGACGTTGCAGGCCACACAGGCCTGCGACTGGCGCGCAGGGCGTACGCCCGATCCCTAAATTAATTTGCATGCATATGTTTCAAGCGGCCTCGGTTTCGTGAAGCATTTCACCGTTCGCGCGCAATCGACTGGTTACAGACGCATCGCAAAAGCGGCGCCGGGTGAATGGGCGGCGCAGGTTTTGCGCCGCTGATTTATGGGAGCCGTTGATGTTCAAAAGTCTTAACCGGATCCGCGCTGCCTTCGCGCAGGCCAGCAAGCGCCGCCGCACGACGCGCGAACTGAACGAGCTGCCGCCGGAGATCCGCAAGGATATCGGCTGGCCGCAATCCGCTCAGGACGACGAGATTCGGTTGCCGTTTTGAGCCGGACGCAAGGGCGCCACGCCAGCGCGGCCGCCTTCTCGCAGCGCTTGGTGCCGACGGCGCCGGACGGCGCCGGCTTCAGCCTATATTTCCGCAACGACCGTGCCGGACACCGGATCCGTCACGCCGAGATCGCCGCCCAGGTCTTCGAGCATATCGCGGAACGTATCGAGGATGCCGATCATCATCGGGCGCGCCGCGGCGAGGCTGTCCATGTCGTTCCATTCGCCGACCATGCAGAATGTGCGCTCGCCGGTCTTGATAAGGGCGCCCTTGCGAAAGCCCTTGGCGTTCAGCGAGACCTTTTCATGCGCTTCGACGAAGGCGTTCTCCTTACCTGGCTTGGTGCGAAAGCGGACTACGTTGTAGGCGGTCATGGCTTCCTCCGTTCGATGAGATATCAGCCGGCCGGCTTGTAGGCGCCGGCTGCCTTGTTGGCAGCCGCGATCACAGCCTTCATGTCGAGTTCTTCGAGGACGACGAGATCGCTTACCGAACCGCTTGCCCGCACCGCGAGCGTCATCCCCATCCCGGCGATCTGGTCCGGCACTTCGCCGTTGACGATGACGTCATAGAGGCCGCGCGTGAACATCAGGCTGTTCACCTTGCCGCCCACGCTTTCAAACAGCGCTGCGATCGCAACCTCACGGTTCGATCCTTGCATCAGCCCTTTGGCGGCGTGGGGCTCATAAGTCGCCAATATGGTAACCTTCATGGGACTCTCCTCCTAATATCACTGCCTCGGCCGCCCAATGATGCGGGCAGCACGGACGTGCCTGTTCTCTCCTGGCATATGACTGGTCTGTCTGTGGACCGCTCGGGCAGTCCTGGCGAACGGGCGGTTCAACCGGTGCGAGGCTCCGGCCTGCTGTAATATGCGCCATTTCTAATATAACGACAATCCGGCATCTGCCGAAAGCCGATGGCCGACCTTTGATTAGTATTCGCGAAAATCTGTGGGCCAAATGTCGCCTCGACGATGCGCCATGACCGTTTTGTGTATTCACGCGAAAGGCGCGGCCTGATAATAGGTCAATGAAGCTGACCTAAATAAGCACTGCGGGAGGTGCGCCTTGACCCTGTTGAACCTTCTGGCCTCGCGCTCTTCGCGCATGAAGGCTTCGGAAATCCGCGAGCTGCTGAAGCTGCTCGACCAGCCGGACATCATCTCCTTCGCCGGCGGCATCCCGGACCCGTCGCTGTTTCCCGCCGAAGCGATCGGCGATGCCTATCAGGCCGTGCTCGGTGGCGCCGAGGCGGGCGCCGCGCTGCAATACCAGGTCAGCGAAGGCTTCCTGCCGCTGCGCAAATGGCTAGCCGCCTATATGGCCAAGCTCGGCGTTCAATGTGACGAGGGCAACATCTTCATCACCTCCGGCTCGCAGCAGGCGCTCGACTATCTTGGCAAGCTGTTCCTGTCACCCGGCGACACGGCCCTGGTCACCTGGCCGACCTATCTCGGCGCGTTGCAGGCCTTCAATGCCTACGAGCCGCGCTACGACCGGCTGAACACCGCCGGCGGCAACATGACGCCGGAAGCCTATCGCGCTGCCGCCGCCGCAAATGGCGGCAAGGTGAAATTCGCCTATCTGGTGCCGGATTTCGCCAACCCGACCGGCAACACGCTGGACGTCAAGCAGCGCGAGGCGGTGCTCGACCTTGCCGGCGAGCTCGACATCGCCGTCATCGAGGACGCCGCCTATCGCGCGTTGCGCTATGACGGGGAAGGCGTGCCGCCGATCCTGGCGCTCGACTGCGCCCGCTCCGGCGGCATCGATCATGCGCGCACGCTCTATTGCGGTTCCTTCTCGAAGATCCTGTCGCCGGGCATGCGCGTCGGCTGGGTGTGCGCGCCGCGCCATGTGGTGGAAAAGCTGGTGCTGATGAAGCAGGCCTCCGACCTGCACAGCCCCTCGATCAACCAGATGGTCATGCACCGCGTCGCCGAGACGATTTTCGACGCCCAGGTCGACAAGCTGATCGGCGCTTACCGCAAACGACGCGACGCGCTGCTCGGCGCGCTCGATGCCAACATGCCGGACGGCATTTCCTGGAGCCGCCCGGACGGCGGCATGTTCGTCTGGCTGACGCTGCCGGAAGGCACCGACGCCACCGAACTGCTGGCGCGCTCGGTCAAGGAGGCGCGCGTCGCCTTCGTGCCGGGCAACGCCTTCTACGCCGACGGCACCGGCCGCAACACGCTGCGCATGTCCTTCACCCTTGCCGACGACCGCGCTGTGAATGAAGGCGTGCCGAGACTGGCAAAGCTGCTGCGGGGATAAGCTTCAATCACCGCCGTCTCGCGCAGGCGTGATTGGTAGTGCGCAGGCGTGATTGTCCGCGCGGCCGATTTCTCGGCTAGTGTCGCGGCCGATCCAACACCCCCTGGATCGACCCGGCCGTGGGGTCCCACCTCCAATGGCCGAACGAAAGAGCCCCGACGGCCTCCACCGGCGGGGCTTTTTCGCTGTCCAGGCAGGCGGTCGCCCCGGCTTGCCCTTTTTCGGGCCGCTTTTGCGCTACGCTGTGTTGTCCAGGGAGGATCAAATGACCTTGCGCGTCTGCTTCACCATGCTTGTCCTCATCGCCTTAGCCACCCAGGCGCAGGCGTTCGAGATCTCCAGCCCGTCGGTCTCCGACGGCAAATGGGATGCGAAATATCTCGGCGACAAGGCCGGCTGCGGCGGCAAGAGCGTCTCGATCGCGCTTGCCTGGAAGGATCCGCCGGCCGGAACGAAAAGCTACGCGCTGACCATGTTCGACACCGATGCAAACGGCGGCAAAGGGTTTTGGCATTGGCTGGCCTGGAACATCCCGGCGAGCGCCAAGGGACTGCGCGAGGGCGCCGGCGCGCAAGGTGGCAAGCGCATGCCCAAGGGCGCGGTGCTGGGCAAAGGCGACGTCGGCCGAGCCGGCTATTTCGGCCCGTGCCCGCCGCCCGGCAGCGGCGACCATCACTATGTCTTCACGCTCTACGCGCTGGGAGACAAGACGCTTCGCATACCAGCCAACCCGTTGCCGGAGATGGTCTCGGTGGCGGCGAAGAGCTCCGCGCTCGGCCAGGCGACGGTGACGTATACTTACGGAAGGTAGCAGGGCGCCAGTGACAGCGGATCTCCCCTTGTGGGGAGAGATCCGCGGCTTCACGCCTCACTCCGCCGCCTGCAGCTTGTCCTGCGTCTTCGTCTCGAAGTCGCTGGCGTCGTGGCGCTCGCGCAACTGGAAGGCGGGATCGCCGGACATGCGGTTGACCATGCGCCCGCGCTTCACCGCCGGCCGCGCGTCGATCGCGTCGGCCCAGCGCTGCACGTTCTTGTATTCGTGCACGGACAGGAACTCGGCGGCGTTGTTGTAGCTGCGGCCCTTGGCGAGCCCGCCATACCAGGGCCAAACCGCAATGTCGGCGATGGTGTAGTCGGGGCCCGCGAGGTATTCGCTCTCCGCCAGCCTGCGGTCGAGCACGTCCATCTGCCGCTTGGTCTCCATGGCGAAGCGGTCGATCGCGTATTCGATCTTCTGCGGCGCATAGGCGTAGAAATGGCCGAAGCCACCGCCCAGATAGGGTGCGGAGCCCATTTGCCAGAACAGCCACGAAAAGGTTTCCGCGCGCGCCGCGCGCTCGGTCGGCAGGAACTCGCCGAATTTTTCGGCGAGATAGGTGAGGATCGAGCCTGACTCGAACACGCGCACCGGCTTCGGCTCGCTGTGGTCCATCAGCGCCGGGATCTTCGAGTTCGGGTTGACCTCGACGAAGCCGCTGCCGAACTGGTCGCCATCGCCGATCTTGATCAGCCAGGCATCGTATTCCGCGCCCTTGTGGCCGAG
It contains:
- a CDS encoding amidohydrolase family protein, with the translated sequence MNQTHFLNAKLADGTVADLTVADGRFIAIAPAANTVTPPSGAIDLAGQLVLPAFVEGHIHLDTSFYGDVWRPHIPCANGFDVRERVAFQMRNLEQAAPMAERARHQLQLCVGNGSLVMRSHVMVDAAVGLKHVETILAVREKYRDLIDIQLVAFPQSGILSSPGTADLLDEALKLGCDLIGGLDPASFDRDVKGHLDVVFGLAEKRGAGIDIHLHDRGTLGLFEIEEIAARTTASGMQGKVVVSHAYGLGDISAEALAGAAERIAAAGVAIMTNAPGDHPFPPVAALRRAGVTVFAGSDNIRDSWWPYGDGDMLNRANMIGYRSGFYEDWELEAAYDVVSHAGARALGLEGYGIAVGAKADFVALKAEHVPEAVVAVPKDRTVYRAGREVARGGKVLAAGRR
- a CDS encoding DUF1127 domain-containing protein, whose translation is MFKSLNRIRAAFAQASKRRRTTRELNELPPEIRKDIGWPQSAQDDEIRLPF
- a CDS encoding putative quinol monooxygenase, whose protein sequence is MTAYNVVRFRTKPGKENAFVEAHEKVSLNAKGFRKGALIKTGERTFCMVGEWNDMDSLAAARPMMIGILDTFRDMLEDLGGDLGVTDPVSGTVVAEI
- a CDS encoding GYD domain-containing protein, yielding MKVTILATYEPHAAKGLMQGSNREVAIAALFESVGGKVNSLMFTRGLYDVIVNGEVPDQIAGMGMTLAVRASGSVSDLVVLEELDMKAVIAAANKAAGAYKPAG
- a CDS encoding PLP-dependent aminotransferase family protein, producing the protein MKASEIRELLKLLDQPDIISFAGGIPDPSLFPAEAIGDAYQAVLGGAEAGAALQYQVSEGFLPLRKWLAAYMAKLGVQCDEGNIFITSGSQQALDYLGKLFLSPGDTALVTWPTYLGALQAFNAYEPRYDRLNTAGGNMTPEAYRAAAAANGGKVKFAYLVPDFANPTGNTLDVKQREAVLDLAGELDIAVIEDAAYRALRYDGEGVPPILALDCARSGGIDHARTLYCGSFSKILSPGMRVGWVCAPRHVVEKLVLMKQASDLHSPSINQMVMHRVAETIFDAQVDKLIGAYRKRRDALLGALDANMPDGISWSRPDGGMFVWLTLPEGTDATELLARSVKEARVAFVPGNAFYADGTGRNTLRMSFTLADDRAVNEGVPRLAKLLRG
- a CDS encoding YbhB/YbcL family Raf kinase inhibitor-like protein, with translation MTLRVCFTMLVLIALATQAQAFEISSPSVSDGKWDAKYLGDKAGCGGKSVSIALAWKDPPAGTKSYALTMFDTDANGGKGFWHWLAWNIPASAKGLREGAGAQGGKRMPKGAVLGKGDVGRAGYFGPCPPPGSGDHHYVFTLYALGDKTLRIPANPLPEMVSVAAKSSALGQATVTYTYGR
- the yghU gene encoding glutathione-dependent disulfide-bond oxidoreductase encodes the protein MDEYIPPKVWTWNKPNGGEFASINRPIAGPTHEKELPIGKHPLQLYSLATPNGQKVTIMLEELLALGHKGAEYDAWLIKIGDGDQFGSGFVEVNPNSKIPALMDHSEPKPVRVFESGSILTYLAEKFGEFLPTERAARAETFSWLFWQMGSAPYLGGGFGHFYAYAPQKIEYAIDRFAMETKRQMDVLDRRLAESEYLAGPDYTIADIAVWPWYGGLAKGRSYNNAAEFLSVHEYKNVQRWADAIDARPAVKRGRMVNRMSGDPAFQLRERHDASDFETKTQDKLQAAE